The genomic interval GGGGATTTTCATGAGCGCTTCCTTACCCGCTATGCATCGGGCTTTCGCGCATCATAAATCAAAATCGCGCAATGGCGACGACAATCAGCGCACCTGCAGGGCGTCGAGCAGTTGGGTGATCAGCCGCCGCGCCTCTGCCGGGCGTTGCGCCGGCGACAGAACGCTGAGGTCACGCCCCAGACCCTGCGCAAAGGTCGAGACCAGCCCGGCGGCTTGTGGCCCAAGCGGACCCTGTTCGCGCGGCAGTCGGCTCAGCCGATGCAGGGTGGTCTGACCGCGCGAATAACGGATCATGGCGCCGCGGTCGCGCAGGCTTTCATCGCGCGCCGCCTGCGACAGCAGCGCCTCCATGGCCAGCGCGTCGGGTTGCCGCGCATCGGCGGCAGAATAGGCCGTCAGTCCCTCGATATAGGACTGGCGCGTCACCGGCGCGTCATCGGCGGTCAGGTGCGGGCGGGTCAGACGCAGATAGATATAGGCCCACGCCGCCGCCATCAGGTCGCCGGCGCTGGGGAAATGATAGGTCACCGCCCCCAGATTGAGCCCTGCCGTTTGCGCCACCGCCCGATGCGTCACCGCCGCAGCACCCTCGCGCCCCACAATATCGGCGGCAGCTTCGGCAATGCGTTCGTGCACCGAACCGGCCACCAGCACCGGAGCGGCGAAGCGCGCGGTTTCCACCCGCGCATAGTCGCGCAACGGTCCTTCGCCCGGATCGCCGGTCATCAGCAGACGCGCCCAGGACAGGCCGCTTTCCGACAGGCAGGCGCGGTCGAAGGAACCGCGCCAGACGATGCGATGGAGAAAGGCCTCGCCCGTGAAGAAGACCCGCACCAGATCGGCCTGCGGCCCCATTCCGGTCAGCGCGCAGGCTTCGTCCCAGAAGCGTTTCCACAAAGCCTGCCACTGGGCGTTGGCGTCGGCGAAGTCCGGCTGTCGCGCCGCCAGAATCTGACACTCGCCCCAGGCAAAGGCCAGATCGGCCTGCGACCGGCACCAGTCGTCGATGATTGCCGCCAGCAGATGCCCGAAGGCTTCCCCGCCATTAGCCGTGGCGTCGATACGGCCCATTTCGCTTAAGGTCCGCTCGCACCAAGCTGCGGCGTGTGCGATGGCGCGCCCCTGCGCCGAACATAACAACTGTTCAAATCCGCCAAAATAGTAGTTGATTTGCGAGGCCTGAGCGCCGGCGCTCTGACTGACCTGACGCGCACTCATCTGGGCGCGTCCGTGGCTACGCCA from Asticcacaulis sp. AND118 carries:
- a CDS encoding TetR family transcriptional regulator, which gives rise to MSAADRLLGAVAGMWRSHGRAQMSARQVSQSAGAQASQINYYFGGFEQLLCSAQGRAIAHAAAWCERTLSEMGRIDATANGGEAFGHLLAAIIDDWCRSQADLAFAWGECQILAARQPDFADANAQWQALWKRFWDEACALTGMGPQADLVRVFFTGEAFLHRIVWRGSFDRACLSESGLSWARLLMTGDPGEGPLRDYARVETARFAAPVLVAGSVHERIAEAAADIVGREGAAAVTHRAVAQTAGLNLGAVTYHFPSAGDLMAAAWAYIYLRLTRPHLTADDAPVTRQSYIEGLTAYSAADARQPDALAMEALLSQAARDESLRDRGAMIRYSRGQTTLHRLSRLPREQGPLGPQAAGLVSTFAQGLGRDLSVLSPAQRPAEARRLITQLLDALQVR